From Danio rerio strain Tuebingen ecotype United States chromosome 7, GRCz12tu, whole genome shotgun sequence, the proteins below share one genomic window:
- the gpha2 gene encoding glycoprotein hormone alpha-2 precursor: MFRCVSSDLAVLLLVLLMPISWSIQTLTPGCHLYPFNVTVRTDKRGTCRGTQLVYACVGYCESSAFPSRYSVLLASNFTHNITSSSRCCTISKDAKVKIRLHCPRGRHHADMEILSARACRCSMCHKSRY, from the exons ATGTTTCGTTGTGTATCTTCTGATCTGGCAGTGCTTCTGCTGGTGCTGCTAATGCCGATTAGCTGGAGTATTCAAACCCTGACTCCTGGCTGCCACCTTTACC CATTTAACGTGACGGTACGGACTGACAAGAGGGGGACATGCCGAGGAACCCAACTGGTGTACGCGTGTGTGGGATACTGCGAGTCCAGCGCTTTCCCCTCGCGGTACTCAGTGCTGCTCGCGTCCAATTTCACCCACAACATCACTTCCTCCTCCCGCTGCTGCACCATCAGCAAAGACGCCAAG GTTAAAATTCGTCTTCACTGTCCTCGAGGGCGCCATCATGCTGATATGGAGATCCTGTCTGCGCGGGCCTGTCGCTGCAGCATGTGCCACAAATCCCGATACTGA
- the majin gene encoding membrane-anchored junction protein isoform X2 codes for MAIQAFTFPLPETRFFLAEQRVFKFKIRRGDMSSIDEEDMLDGALVSEELENAVRAVLANLDDLHPFTTQNFNIFPYKRKWEQVSKMRFTKEGQDLIPYPFLITLYVEYREPAFQHTVTNTSDWNTAETFPTMKRAQCACEPLKMHQTTVMDPPEEGNMSQHKQNKLSSEDLQCCQESPFSAIGAEAMVCGTKIHADSDATCLQEPEVCDAAPKSHDSNSGQNSGIIARMASSLFPFSVFFNKSSAR; via the exons ATGGCAATCCAGGCTTTTACCTTCCCTTTACCCGAGACCAGGTTTTTCCTGGCTGAACAACGTGTTTTCAAATTCAAGATAAGACGAGGAGACATGAGCAG CATTGATGAGGAGGACATGCTGGATGGGGCGCTAGTCAGTGAGGAGCTGGAG AATGCTGTGCGGGCGGTTTTGGCAAACTTAGATGATCTTCATCCTTTCACAACTcaaaatttcaacatttttcCTT ACAAAAGGAAATGGGAACAAGTGTCCAAAATGAGGTTTACGAAAGAGGGTCAAGACCTTATTCCATATCCCTTCCTGATAACACTGTATGTGGAGTATCGTGAACCAGCCTTTCAACACACAG TGACAAACACCAGTGACTGGAACACAGCG GAGACATTTCCTACAATGAAAAGAGCACAGTGTGCTTGTGAGCCATTGAAGATGCACCAAACCACTGTGATGGATCCTCCAGAAGAGGGCAATATGAGCCAACACAAGCAGAATAAACTAAGCTCAGAGGATTTACAGTGCTGTCA GGAGTCCCCTTTTTCGGCCATTGGTGCAGAAGCGATGGTTTGTGGCACTAAg atTCATGCTGATTCAGATGCGACTTGTCTACAAGAGCCAGAAGTGTGTGATG CTGCTCCTAAGAGTCACGATTCAAACTCAGGACAGAACAGTGGGATCATTGCGAGAATGGCCAG CTCACTGTTTCCCTTCTCTGTGTTCTTCAATAAGAGTTCTGCAAGGTAA
- the majin gene encoding membrane-anchored junction protein isoform X1, producing MAIQAFTFPLPETRFFLAEQRVFKFKIRRGDMSSIDEEDMLDGALVSEELENAVRAVLANLDDLHPFTTQNFNIFPYKRKWEQVSKMRFTKEGQDLIPYPFLITLYVEYREPAFQHTVPGDFHSSSEHRLMTNTSDWNTAETFPTMKRAQCACEPLKMHQTTVMDPPEEGNMSQHKQNKLSSEDLQCCQESPFSAIGAEAMVCGTKIHADSDATCLQEPEVCDAAPKSHDSNSGQNSGIIARMASSLFPFSVFFNKSSAR from the exons ATGGCAATCCAGGCTTTTACCTTCCCTTTACCCGAGACCAGGTTTTTCCTGGCTGAACAACGTGTTTTCAAATTCAAGATAAGACGAGGAGACATGAGCAG CATTGATGAGGAGGACATGCTGGATGGGGCGCTAGTCAGTGAGGAGCTGGAG AATGCTGTGCGGGCGGTTTTGGCAAACTTAGATGATCTTCATCCTTTCACAACTcaaaatttcaacatttttcCTT ACAAAAGGAAATGGGAACAAGTGTCCAAAATGAGGTTTACGAAAGAGGGTCAAGACCTTATTCCATATCCCTTCCTGATAACACTGTATGTGGAGTATCGTGAACCAGCCTTTCAACACACAG TTCCAGGAGATTTTCATTCATCTTCTGAACACAGATTGA TGACAAACACCAGTGACTGGAACACAGCG GAGACATTTCCTACAATGAAAAGAGCACAGTGTGCTTGTGAGCCATTGAAGATGCACCAAACCACTGTGATGGATCCTCCAGAAGAGGGCAATATGAGCCAACACAAGCAGAATAAACTAAGCTCAGAGGATTTACAGTGCTGTCA GGAGTCCCCTTTTTCGGCCATTGGTGCAGAAGCGATGGTTTGTGGCACTAAg atTCATGCTGATTCAGATGCGACTTGTCTACAAGAGCCAGAAGTGTGTGATG CTGCTCCTAAGAGTCACGATTCAAACTCAGGACAGAACAGTGGGATCATTGCGAGAATGGCCAG CTCACTGTTTCCCTTCTCTGTGTTCTTCAATAAGAGTTCTGCAAGGTAA
- the zgc:101765 gene encoding uncharacterized protein isoform X1 produces the protein MTDPQPSVLLNNDIQMPLLGLGTFRLQGQEDTYSAVDAALKAGYRAFDTAAVYRNEAHLGHALRCLLPKHGLSREDVFITSKLGPKDQGSKARNGCQKSLEQLGLGYIDLYLIHWPGTQGLPVGDKRNPENRAQSWRVLEEFYSEGKFRAIGVSNYTVEHMQELLKSCKVPPAVLQVEFHPKLLQNDLRGLCKIRGVCFQAYSSLGTGLLLSNPVVLEIAKECGRTPAQVLLRWAVQQSIAVLPKSSQPERVKENGRLFDFEISEEDMERLSALDCGEKFCWDPTQVS, from the coding sequence ATGACTGACCCTCAACCATCTGTACTGCTCAACAATGATATTCAGATGCCTCTGTTGGGATTGGGCACTTTCCGTTTGCAGGGTCAAGAAGACACTTACAGTGCTGTGGACGCTGCTTTAAAGGCCGGTTATCGTGCCTTTGACACTGCTGCAGTGTATCGTAATGAGGCACATCTAGGTCATGCCCTCCGTTGCCTGCTGCCCAAGCATGGCCTCTCACGAGAAGATGTTTTCATTACTAGTAAACTGGGTCCTAAAGATCAAGGCTCCAAAGCCAGGAATGGTTGCCAGAAGAGCCTGGAGCAGTTGGGACTGGGCTATATTGACCTGTATCTTATTCACTGGCCAGGCACCCAGGGGCTGCCCGTCGGGGATAAACGAAATCCTGAAAACCGTGCTCAAAGCTGGAGAGTTTTAGAGGAGTTCTATTCTGAGGGCAAATTTCGGGCCATTGGAGTGTCTAATTACACAGTAGAGCACATGCAGGAGCTGTTAAAGAGCTGTAAAGTCCCCCCGGCAGTTCTTCAGGTTGAGTTTCACCCAAAGCTGCTCCAAAATGACCTGAGGGGTCTTTGCAAGATTAGAGGGGTGTGTTTTCAGGCATATTCATCCCTTGGAACTGGGCTTCTTCTGTCAAACCCTGTTGTTCTGGAAATTGCTAAAGAGTGCGGTAGGACACCAGCCCAAGTGTTGCTGAGGTGGGCTGTACAACAGAGCATTGCTGTTCTGCCGAAATCATCTCAGCCAGAACGCGTGAAGGAGAATGGGCGTCTGTTTGACTTTGAGATTAGCGAGGAGGACATGGAAAGGCTCTCCGCTCTTGACTGTGGGGAGAAATTCTGCTGGGATCCCACACAAGTTTCTTAA
- the badb gene encoding BCL2 associated agonist of cell death b isoform 1 (isoform 1 is encoded by transcript variant 1), with the protein MAHMFNISDDSETETMEDSEDSSLDKHKSGSAQKKQHLTVPDRLKGEQLGRQRNLSMNEEDLLETGVAEDPHMLGDPFRPRSRSAPPALWAAKKYGQQLRRMSDEFDKGQMKRVKSAGTARQMSQSPSWLAFLWSHKESDAESRPAE; encoded by the exons ATGGCACATATGTTTAATATCTCTGATGATTCAGAGACAGAAACAATGGAAGACAGTGAAGACTCAAGCCTGGATAAACACAAGAGTGGGTCGGCACAGAAAAAGCAGCACCTCACTGTTCCTGATAGGCTGAAAG GAGAGCAACTGGGCAGACAGAGGAACCTCTCGATGAATGAGGAGGACTTGCTGGAAACTGGAGTTGCAGAAGATCCTCATATGCTTGGGGATCCTTTCAGGCCGAGATCCCGCTCAGCTCCTCCTGCTTTGTGGGCAGCTAAGAAATACGGCCAACAGCTGAGAAGAATGAGTGATGAGTTTGATAAAGGG caGATGAAGAGAGTAAAAAGTGCAGGAACTGCGCGTCAGATGAGTCAATCGCCCAGCTGGTTGGCATTTCTTTGGAGTCACAAAGAGTCTGATGCGGAGTCGCGCCCCGCAGAGTGA
- the badb gene encoding BCL2 associated agonist of cell death b isoform X2: protein MAHMFNISDDSETETMEDSEDSSLDKHKSGSAQKKQHLTVPDRLKGEQLGRQRNLSMNEEDLLETGVAEDPHMLGDPFRPRSRSAPPALWAAKKYGQQLRRMSDEFDKGMKRVKSAGTARQMSQSPSWLAFLWSHKESDAESRPAE, encoded by the exons ATGGCACATATGTTTAATATCTCTGATGATTCAGAGACAGAAACAATGGAAGACAGTGAAGACTCAAGCCTGGATAAACACAAGAGTGGGTCGGCACAGAAAAAGCAGCACCTCACTGTTCCTGATAGGCTGAAAG GAGAGCAACTGGGCAGACAGAGGAACCTCTCGATGAATGAGGAGGACTTGCTGGAAACTGGAGTTGCAGAAGATCCTCATATGCTTGGGGATCCTTTCAGGCCGAGATCCCGCTCAGCTCCTCCTGCTTTGTGGGCAGCTAAGAAATACGGCCAACAGCTGAGAAGAATGAGTGATGAGTTTGATAAAGGG ATGAAGAGAGTAAAAAGTGCAGGAACTGCGCGTCAGATGAGTCAATCGCCCAGCTGGTTGGCATTTCTTTGGAGTCACAAAGAGTCTGATGCGGAGTCGCGCCCCGCAGAGTGA